In Carassius auratus strain Wakin chromosome 12, ASM336829v1, whole genome shotgun sequence, the sequence TGTCCACCACACCTCTAAATCTAGCCTGACCATCTCAGACCCCATCCCTGGGGCCAAGCCACTTCCTGTGCCACCTGAGCTGGCAGCTCTCATGGGGAACCAACAGACAGTGAGTTAGAATCCCAGTCcgaccaaaaaaataataaaaaatgtaagccACAAAATAATAGTGTCTTAACTGTAGCAAGATCATTTGTAAATGGTTACATTAATGATGTGTATAATTGCATCCTGTGGGTTTTTGTAAAGTAGGGGGCACACTCAGCCATAGGAATGAGAGAGTTCAAAATTAGTATAGATGGATATAAAGTCATTAAAATACAGTTCCATAATGACCACCATGCTGTGAAAAGAATAATCATAAACCTGCTGGCACTTACAGCTCTCTTTAGTTTACAGTTTATCACAGTGCAGTAACAATTATTCTGCATTTAACAGAATATTTAGTCCACACCACAACCTAATTATAACAGGAACGATATCATTGaaattgttttcaaaaaaaaaaaatttcaataaaattttaataaattatacgAATATTGACAGCCAATAAGAATCCATTCTGTTTTAAAGAGCttaagcatttaaagtggcaggcGGCATAACTGCAAGTTTTCTTTGTCATTGTGTTTGCATCTGCATAAGACCAAATCTCTGATTTACATGCAAGAGATTTTAACGTTTCTAACTATATCAAGTCACAGATGGTTAAAACTACATCTTATAAGGAAGGACattcatttaaatgtcatttcGGGAGTGTGACTAATGCttgatggtatttttttatttcaaattcattTCAAATGCATGTATTCAAGTATACATGGAAACTAGGTTTCTTAATTGTTcctaaaaatgtgaattttatctTGCAGAGGATGATGGGAGTAGAAGGTGTTCCCATTATGAATGGCTCAGGGGTCCATGTGGGAGAAGACTACCAACGCTGGATGGAGACCAGAGCCGCACATGAGAAACCGGCCCACAGACAAGGTGGAGAGACCTTCTCCAACACCCTACCTGTCCGCAAGGTTGCACCTGTAAAGCCCAAGAATACTTTGGGTAAGTTAAGGGACTTACCCTCAACTATGCAAACAGTAACTCTCTGATCATGACATATGGAAGATTTCAGTGCTGTTTATTCAAAACCCAGAATCTCTATAAGACTTAATAATCTGCCGTCTGTATATATAGCTGTGTCAGTGTCTGCGCACCCGTGcgtttctctctcactctcctccTTGAGAAAGTAGTGAGTGGACAATAACAGGGCAAACACTGCTGGAAATGAAAACAGGGCAGAGCAGGAGGGAATAGAGAGGACAGCATTAAAAATGGATAGAAAATAGGTGAAGGGTATAGTTTCTCTTTGAGGCAAGTATTTTTAAGAAGCGCCAAATAAGCGGCATTCACAGCCTTTAAGTGGAATTTGAAAAGATTTTACTAAACCTACTGAGCTGCAATGAAATCTTGTAAGGCAACTCAAGTAGTCCTAAACTAATTCCAATAGTTTGACATTATTATGTTAAAACAAATATTCTAAATCCCCAAAtacaacaaatatatacataaatgttagGGTTAAatagttcattttttatttattggattgTACGATATGTTTTGAAGGAAATGTATGTCATTTTTCTGTCAtaattctatatataaatatagctcAGTGTGGTTTTCTAATCTCTGACCCCAGCAGAGACACAGACCCTCCCCAGGTCTAGCTCGATGGCAGCTGGGTTGGAGAGAAATGGACGGACACGCGTTCAGGCCCTCTTCTCTCACGCCGCCGGGGACAACAGCACACTCCTCAGCTTTATGGAAGGAGACATCATTACACTGTTGGTGCCTGAAGCCCGGGACGGCTGGCACTACGGCGAAAACGAGAAAAACAGAATGTACGTGTCTTGTGGTTAACTTCACAATAAAATTTGCTCATGCATACAGAAGAAATGTAAGGATTTGATGAACCAGAGAAACTGCTTCAGATTCCATGTTGTATGTGTCCTATCAGGAGAGGCTGGTTCCCGTTCTCCTATACCCGTGTGATTCCTGAGCCAGACAGCAATAAACTCCACGTCAGGTGAGTCTGACTGAATATTAAAGCCCTTTCAATGTTTAAATGCCATTTAATATCATGCTGGCACAACCTATGAAATGCAATTAGAGAACTACGTCATGAGCTGCATAACACCATAAAGCATGCAACTGAGAAAGGCTTGACTGTTGACATGACCAGTCAAACCAGACCTTGTTTACTTTATTCATGCACATTCATAGTCTTTTTGTGactgattcatcagtgcatgttactccaaagagaaaagccTTTGTAACctttaattctaaataaaatgcCTTGCTCTTCCTCTGATacaattttcctttttaataaatgtgcatcaCATTTGGCTCTAATTGAGTACACAACACCCACTTTCTTGATCCAGTCACTCCCAATCAATAAAATATAGTCaaacatttttcagaaatgtCACATTGCAGAAATGAAATCACGTTAACTAACaatgcatatatatgtgtgtgtttgaagtttGCAGCATACCAGGAGCAGCAGCACAGGAAATCTTCTGGAGAGAGAGATGGCGTTGCCGACACCTGATTATGGCATGCCCACACGCTTCCTCACCCAGCAGCAGAGCACACCACACAGCCGACAGAGACCATACAGCATGGCAATGCCAGGATTCTCACAAGtaggctatacacacacacacacacacacacacacatcctgccTATTCTTAATTGCAGTGTCATTCTACCTCCAATACAAAATGATTAACCTTGATAGATGTATGGAGATATAAGTATAgctttctataaaaatgttaatggtaTTGAAGCATTAATCACCTTATGTAGACATTTATCAGACATGCTAAAATATAGCGGGGTGACACTTCGATTAATACAGCCCAATCTCCAGCTAACCGCATAGAGGACGTTCCAGGACATTACCCAGTTTCCACCTGTGACCATGTCTTATTTTAGCAGCCTGAGCCCACATTAGAGAAGACCTGCCCTGTTTGATTAAACTTCCCTTTGAAAGGACATTTTGAGACATTTACACACAGCAGTCTTAGAACATTTAAACTATTCTTCAAATTTATTAGTTTAGTTATGGACAATAGCTGGCATGGtgttacaaacaaaaaaatctagtgTTTGTCTTTGGCATTTAAAACCATAGTTTATTTTTGAGAATAGTTTGAATGAAAAACATGTATGTGTACTACACTTAACTGAAATAATTATACTTGCAATGCCTTGCAATGACTTAAATATGCATGAAAAAGCATGCAAATGCTTTTGGAGCAGGATCGAAATACATCAGAAGTAGGGCTTTGTTATGTAACAATGCTCATCATTACCCCCGGGTCCCCTCCTTAGTGCATTCAATATTAATTAAGTTTTgcttggggaaaaaaaaggaCATGTATGTCTGTTGTGTTTCTCTGTTCTCCCAGAGATAAGTGCTCAATTGGTTCTTCCTATTGTTCCGGTTCTGGATGCACTCAATGACCTCCTTTTTTATTCCTGGTTACAGCAAATCTGCATTAACTATCATCAATACTGCAGTTCATAAGTGTTATGCATTCTTCTACTGCCGTCTACTGGGCATTTAAGGAAAATTAGATGACTAAAAGATATTCTCTTTTTCTTTACAGCAAGGGTTGGAGGAGTATGAGTCGCGATTCCAAACGAGGTAAGACCTACATTTTGACTTACTCGTATGCCAACTGAAcagaaacagtattttaaaaaagcattttagtttGTCTGTAAgttctgtctttgttttctttttatttgacttATTCTTCTCTGgttttgtttgaatttaaaaatcCCACATATTTTGAATTTTGATTATGGCAAGCAAAAAAGTCTTGTTTGCTTGACCTGCAGCCGGAACAGACGAACATAGCTGACGTTTCTGAAGGTCTAGCTCAAACAAAAGGTGGGCGGGTGACCAAACGGCACCTAAACCCATATTGAACAAAGGAGAAACCTCTGATTGTTTAAATGGGTTTCATAAACCTTGCAATAATATGCTGTAGTCAGTCGTTTTTGGTCTTTTCCCATAGATGAAATACCTACTCTCTTGAACATGGTGTAGCCATACTTTATCAATTTGAATAAACTTACCTTGTGTGACAtcactatacatttttttataaataaataaacccttcTGGGTCATCTATGGAGAAGACCATCCCCAGCTTTTATTCTAAGTTCATTTAGCATCACAATTTAAAGTAggtacatattaaatattttaaaatattttatttttccatttaagtTACCATTCCATTCTTGCTTTTCCTGTCCATGTGTGTTTGTCAATTAGTCTTTCAGTGTCTTTTGTTACAGTTTTAATTTCTGTAGGGAAATTCATGAGAAGCAGTGTTCCACATGCTATCCCTAATATTTTCAATACTAGTTCACTTTATACCTTGCTGTACACACCATTTAGATTTGACCCCCATGATGCATTAAGAACAATGGGCTTCCATTTCCACAATGCATGTGTATGGGTTGGgtttaaagctttttttatatTGATTAGAACACGACAACACATTTGAACTGTTTACATTTCACtactgaaccacacacacacacacacacacacacacacacacacacacacacacacacacacacatgacttgTAGGAAATGCAGCCCATCACTTGTTTGTAATGTGCATTAATGGAGATTAGTATTAGCagtaacattaaaggaatagttcgctcaaaaattaaaagacaatcttttattcactctcatgtcataACAAAggacatgtaatttattccttcaatggaccacaaaaaaaaaagaaaggtttctaagttcaaaaaacaaatttattatattcataaaactCATGACCCTGGGAAAAAAGAGAGCACCAGTACATTGCTGTTCCACATAAAGAGTCACAGATGCTTGGAAGTAGGAACTtttaagtaaatgatgaccattttcatttatgggtgaactattccttgaacaTCAGTGCTTTATGCTCTTTGTGCTTCAATGTGTCTGTGTCCAAAGCCAACCTGGCAGCATCTCCCTCTCTTTGTTCCACAGTGCGGAGGGCAAATTGATTTCGACAGTGTGAGACACCACCTTCCCCTCCGTCCACACACACTCCCCTGTCATCCCCCTTCACTCCACCCTCAGAGGAAGAGGATCTAGATCCACCCTTCCCACCTTCTAGTTCCCTTATTTTATCCCAGTTGGACGCAGCCTAACGGAACCGGAATGCTGAGTATTCCATGTTGACCTTCCTCATTATACGCTCCCATCATGAGAATGTTGAGCTTTCTTCAGTAAACATGTTGAATTGTCTTTATGTATCTCTTGCCTGTCTTtcatgcatgtactgtacatgtcaacaatgtataaatgcattacattttgtaTCCAGGGGTTCAcggatttaaaggaatagtttacatgaaaatttaaattctgttgtttacatgattttattatgttttcttttatggaacacaaaaagacaTATTTATGAAATCgaagaagtattttttttactccttgcagtgaaagtgaatggtAACCAGGTTTTCTTCTagtttttttggtcattttggaGTTTGACATCGACTGATCCTCATTCACTTTCACTTGAGGGAAGAGAACAGCtcagaaataataatttattttttgtttgtttctgtggaaGATAGAAAAGTTgtttaggtttggaacaacatgaaggcgagtaaatatatatctatttttttgttGAACAAAAAATCTTTAATGAAAACCAGTGTGGTAATATGATTAAAGTTATTGTTTGTAACAATTCCAGTGGGTTTATCCAAGTATAAACGACTGTTAATAATGAAACTCGGCTGAGAAAGACCATATTCTGTGTTGGtaaatttgcataaaaaataataaaaaataaataaatcatatatatatatatatatatatatatatatatagtcaggtGTTTTTAATGATTCCTTTTACATTGTACAATTGAATGAAACTGATGTAAACTTTCAGTGTTTTTCCATTTCATTGCTTATATCGTTGTTATAAAAGGGTCTCCGTGATCTCCTAATATCTCACCTGGAGTCCCTTCAATGAAGTATCTGTGTTCTAAATGTGTCAAGTGTTGTAGATTAGGACGGTCAATTCTGATGTGCAGTACACACTTGACCTTCCCTGAGTCTCAAGTGAAGATTGCGTTTGAAAGCATAGAAGTTGAATCGGaacaaatactttaaatataaatgacaaaaatgggTCGTTTCTGGAATTCATGGTTCATGCATGAAAGAAAAGACAACTGGTACCTACATATCCATGTCTCATCACCATCCACGAGTGAAGCAGTGAGAAGCTGTGTGTTAGTGATTTGGTACAGTACATCACTGTAACACATGGTAACAAGCGGCTCATTGCTTATATGAGTAAAAGCAGAAAGGAATGAACAATCTAGTTTTAGTCTAGGCCAGCTACTGTTGCCAAGAAACATCTCTAATTTATTCATGTAGAATGTTtagctcatccaatcagattttagAATCCGAACTATCCATTATTTTCTCTTCTGCACTGATGTTTGTGTTGCGATTGTTTCAGCGATACATCCCTATTAAAGATGTGCCAAgtcttattattaatataatccaTGTGATCCAGTGCCTTGTACATAGCACACAATATTTGTAAGTACTATAACTGATAATCAAATGTTAAGTTGTAATCATGAGTATTTCTGATCTTTTTCTTTGACATGGATGCATTGTTTCATTTGGTTCAACAAGATCCCTGCGGATCCCAGTGTACAGTACAGCTTTTAGATTCGAAACAtatgtaaaaacagcaataatcagATTTGATACCATACTTTTCGGTTTAGTATcaatttaaacattatatttgatGCTTATAATACACTTACACACCACTTGTGTGAGTTTTTTAGCCTTTTTCACAGGAGTGAAAGTTGAAGTCTTAGTTCCAGTGTTGTAATGAAAGGGAACCTTTTTCATAGAAACAAAATGCTTATGATTAAGCTATAAAAGAAAGAAGGTTTCTCTGATGTGATAGACACACCATATTGCTTGTCTGGTCTAGTAATTGTTTAAAGGTGCACTGCTCGATATTTTCTCTGTATTGTACTTGAGAAGTCGATTTATTGTTGTACATGAAGGTgatgcacaattaaataaaaagcacctTCATTATTACCACAAAGTATTCGTGGAGATGTCCAGATTGTACACTTGCTTTCACTTTTCCCATGTTTTCCTCCACCAAAGATCCTGCCAGGTTCTTTGCGTCTGTCTGTATCTCCTCCagctatagtttttttttgcttttacacCGTTTGTCCTTTTCTGTGTGTAACTAAACTAAAGTCTTGCTGTAGCTCTGCCAACACTCACCATCTCTGTTTTGATGAATTTAGAGACAAAAGCAGTAAGGTGTCAAGGACTGGAAGCCAGTGCCAGTGTTTCTTCTTTCTGCACTAGAGTAAAGACCATGATACAGCCGCCACGCTCCGAGAGAGCTCCACCTCTGTCATGATATTTATGTCGAATGCCCACTTTTTGGATGTGCGTAAAACGAGAGAATGTACAATAATTGTACAGCAAAGTATATACACTCCAATATGCATGTATTTTGAGCGACAGCAGAACAGTGTAATGTTGCTAAATGACCATGTGACTTTCTACTCTTGAAAAGATTAATAAACATTTCTTCAGATTAAAGCGGTGTAGTCATTTCTGTGACTTTATGGTTATTGCCATGAATAGAAAATGACATTGTCAACAATTTAATTCATTTGTCTCTAAATTGATCTGGTTGTCAGctgatgattttttaaaatcttaatatcTGTGCAGTTTTTGTGGTTGACATGATGCTCAGATTGGTCACTGCAAGCACTATCAATCTGAAATATCACACTATTCTGTATTTAGAATGCAGCTTTCACTGTGCTATATTTTACTCTTATTAAACATGGTCAGGTTTTGAGTTATACGTCAATGAAATGTTCAGAATAACATACTAACATACTACTCttactgtttatatttaatgtgcatgGGCAAAAAATTAGGGAGAGGAATTGTAAAACTGTCATAATTTTGACAATCTGCTGAACTGATTTCCAATTGACTTTAAAAAGTTGCTCTCTTTTGGTTTGTCCTTCTGAAGTTGATGATCTTGTACCATTTTCTGTGAAAGTGGCTaccatttttttctccttttaaaaTTCATACGACCATTTATAGTAtagttttttacattaaataaggaAAATAGTCAAATTCCAGGCctgtcctcattttttttttccagtgtggtTTCTGAATTTGAACGCTTTTGAGTGAGTAAACTTTTTACTCcatgatcatttattttaatgtattgggGGGGAAATGAAAGGAAATTGCATGCTTCTGACATCATTGAATATCAAagcaagtagttttttttttttttttaaagcaaagagtagtttgttagttttaaatatctaaaaatatggTATAACATGTATTGTGATACTTCATGGTTAAACAATTATTTAGTCATTAGTGTTCAAAATGCTTTTTGGGTCTCTGTATATTATGTATTGCACATCAAACTTATAAATAGGCTTGATTTTAATTCAGTTTCAGGTTCTTTCCTCCTCAGTCTTATAAAGCTCCAGCTTTCTAAAGAATTCAATTTACATGTACAATTTTGGATTTGAATGCAGAATATGATATGATCATTTCCTGACATGACTGTCAATATAGTGACTCTGAAATGAATCTTTTGAGCAGCCACGGATGCGTAAATGACACAGGGAAGAGACTGAAGTTGAATTACAATCAGCACGACTGATTTTAAAGCATGAACAATCTCAAATTTCCATTCCCTTCCATTTTTATTCCCTCAAAGGTTAGGCTTCGAACCTTTAAAATTCATGCTGCATGTTATATTGTCCAAGATTTTTGGTAATAGCATGCTTAGAAAGAACAGCATGTCTGTCCATTATATGATGTTatggtttgtgtttttaaattatttttttattttttatttttagaatgaaGGATCCTCTCCAATTCACCACATTTGCGCTCTCATCTCGCCAAAGACAAAACAATTCCAACAGCAAGTAAAACCAAACTCATCATAACCGAAGACCTTGTATCTCGACTCCTGTATTAGGACATCAGCGTTTCAAACACATGTTTGCATCTTAATGGACTAGAGCTACTGTACAGAACCTTCTTACAGGAAATTACCCACAGTCCTCAGTCAAGGCAAGAGAAGGCGATGCTCTGAGCTTCTGATCATTCAAGTATTCCCATTGCTACTAGTTGATGATCCATTTTATAAGCTTGATTCTATCTATccttttttgtatgtatataaaaatatacaaatgtaaataaatttagtaAGATCATTTGATTTTTAGACGACCTCCAAAACGTCTTTTCCATTGAGGAAATCTACTCAAATGACCAAATATAAACATGAGTCTTTTCTATGTATTTTTGTCTCATTTAAGACATGTATGTAAGGTTCTGTAGAAATGTGCTGCCCTCCTGcttcaatacatttatttaggatCTGCTGCACTTTGAATCAAGGTTCAGCCtccaaaaaaagagaaacaacttGTTCTGAAATTCTATTTGAACAGAAATGCACCTCTTCACttgatataaacacattttatatgatatattaaGTATTGTACTAAGATTGTAGATTTTAGTAGATTTTTTCACTATCATGATTTTTGGTCAATAATTACTTATGTGATATGGCTTCCAATAACCctacttttttccccttttggggtatttattttaaggtaaaataatgGTTTGCAAAGTCTGATAAAATATTTCACTTTGTattccacaggaaaaaaaaatttgttattaACATACTTAACTTATGAAGATGTGATTTGTTAAAAACGAATGGTGAAATTTCAAATTTGACACATTTTAATCTGCACTTTTATTAGCAAACAGCCAAGACTGGCAGCCTTTCCTAAATGGTAATAGTGCCCATATTCTATTAGCCACATTTCCAGTGTAGTAAACAAGATATCACTTATTGATATCATTTTTGCTGATACATTACCATAACTTAAAGATCTCATAAAAAGGGCCAAGAGGATAGATCTTAAAGCGATTCCTCTCTCTATTTTGTACCTCGATTAAACTGCCCACACAAATCCACTGAGTATTCATACTTTCTTAATAACCACACTTATTCCTTCAACACTGCCACACAAACAACTTCACTCTCACTTATTCTCTCTTTCATTCTTCTACGTGCGTGCCACAATCCAAGGGTTTTAAAGACTTTCAGTAACACGTATCACCAGTGTTAACTCATTAGCCCAATCCACATCAGTTAGTTCACTAGTGGGTTGTatgcagggccgtgcagagacctttggaggggcaggtgctcaaagtatagaAGGGgtacatggaacaaggctttaaatagcgcggttcaaaatagcaatacagcaatatattgtgatgcattccttgccgatttgcgtatcgatatggatgattatgtattgatatggcagcaaatgctgtgatgcagtttttaaaaagaaaaagattagaagagacaattttaagtttaaaagtaaaaaaaattaagctctgggattagaaactgaaatgtcttaaattgtcccaacctgatggctttttcttctctgttctacagaataattaagaacagctgttatagtaaaaactacagaaaacactctacattttcctctttctcaccagcctctgtctcctggcttgcttacctgctctttctgtcacttgtgcgtctacatttgcctctttttcttcctctatctccatctcctcatctgatttattactttccagtctctgtccatctaAGAACAAggcacaatttactatttcattttcaagctattattttaaccatcactactattcttgcacctaatcaataagtccaccttaaatattgatacaaaacattaaacaactgagtcatgctatgaaagcactgtatCTCTTATAgaggattatgttttatttatttttcctttttattcaaaacaattccaaacatgcttaatatatctcgattctcaaacgtataagtaaacgcgttttgcacctttatagattgttatttgatcaataaatggaaaggtagtgtaatctattaactacacataaaaccccgactttttacttaagtgccatatcatgcaataaaatatttttaatacgactgaatttgcatttaatgtaaattttaataacaatattgtaagttacttattttaacactttcatttttcagagagtaaagaacatttacattatcaaataacattttaattcagtttagccagagttcaggcactctcaaaatctaccattacaatcactgaagcactttacattacattatgcacatcaggatttttttttaagttttttctctctctctctctgaagaaagaaatcgctaaataattcagtcagcgagcaagtgaacaaaaacaccgcgtttcatgatgactcttctgcacgtctccgattggccattgcattcgcgcaacagaaccgttgattggttatcatgaagcgttgtacgaacgtctctggctcagcgccagccagcgaacacagatttgaatttagcagctgaggctgaacgatctaatcacaacagtgtgattatatcaaatatataaaaaatattattctgctgtttttttttggtcgtttggaagctgcatttaaaatcaacttggctcagaaatctttgaatggggatgacgcctctgccctcgatgcctgtgaaacgtttctccctcaaacagcatgcTAAGgttactctacactacaggctacacaccgcaatataaacaacatatctgcatgttcctacat encodes:
- the LOC113111651 gene encoding brain-specific angiogenesis inhibitor 1-associated protein 2-like isoform X1, yielding MLLAQQMGSGATGTLGPSVHHTSKSSLTISDPIPGAKPLPVPPELAALMGNQQTRMMGVEGVPIMNGSGVHVGEDYQRWMETRAAHEKPAHRQGGETFSNTLPVRKVAPVKPKNTLAETQTLPRSSSMAAGLERNGRTRVQALFSHAAGDNSTLLSFMEGDIITLLVPEARDGWHYGENEKNRMRGWFPFSYTRVIPEPDSNKLHVSLQHTRSSSTGNLLEREMALPTPDYGMPTRFLTQQQSTPHSRQRPYSMAMPGFSQQGLEEYESRFQTRMKDPLQFTTFALSSRQRQNNSNSK
- the LOC113111651 gene encoding brain-specific angiogenesis inhibitor 1-associated protein 2-like isoform X3; translated protein: MLLAQQMGSGATGTLGPSVHHTSKSSLTISDPIPGAKPLPVPPELAALMGNQQTRMMGVEGVPIMNGSGVHVGEDYQRWMETRAAHEKPAHRQGGETFSNTLPVRKVAPVKPKNTLAETQTLPRSSSMAAGLERNGRTRVQALFSHAAGDNSTLLSFMEGDIITLLVPEARDGWHYGENEKNRMRGWFPFSYTRVIPEPDSNKLHVSLQHTRSSSTGNLLEREMALPTPDYGMPTRFLTQQQSTPHSRQRPYSMAMPGFSQQGLEEYESRFQTSRNRRT
- the LOC113111651 gene encoding brain-specific angiogenesis inhibitor 1-associated protein 2-like isoform X2 yields the protein MLLAQQMGSGATGTLGPSVHHTSKSSLTISDPIPGAKPLPVPPELAALMGNQQTRMMGVEGVPIMNGSGVHVGEDYQRWMETRAAHEKPAHRQGGETFSNTLPVRKVAPVKPKNTLAETQTLPRSSSMAAGLERNGRTRVQALFSHAAGDNSTLLSFMEGDIITLLVPEARDGWHYGENEKNRMRGWFPFSYTRVIPEPDSNKLHVSLQHTRSSSTGNLLEREMALPTPDYGMPTRFLTQQQSTPHSRQRPYSMAMPGFSQQGLEEYESRFQTSAEGKLISTV